A stretch of Gambusia affinis linkage group LG10, SWU_Gaff_1.0, whole genome shotgun sequence DNA encodes these proteins:
- the abl2 gene encoding tyrosine-protein kinase ABL2 isoform X4, whose protein sequence is MLLRCLQANSSFEDEWAALTGLQLHTGFSQRTDAGQKVLTEAVRWSSKENLLGATESDPNLFVALYDFVASGDNTLSITKGEKLRVLGYNQNGEWSEVRSKNGQGWVPSNYITPVNSLEKHSWYHGPVSRSAAEYLLSSLINGSFLVRESESSPGQLSISLRYEGRVYHYRINTATDGKVYVTSESRFATLAELVHHHSTVPDGLVTTLHYPAPKCNKPTVYGVSPIHDKWEMERTDITMKHKLGGGQYGEVYVGVWKKYTLTVAVKTLKEDTMEVEEFLKEAAVMKEVKHPNLVQLLGVCTLEPPFYIVTEYMPHGNLLDYLRDCEKSEVNAVALLYMATQISSAMEYLEKKNFIHRDLAARNCLVGENHVVKVADFGLSRLMTGDTYTAHAGAKFPIKWTAPESLAYNTFSIKSDVWAFGVLLWEIATYGMSPYPGIDLSQVYDLLEKGYRMEQPEGCPPKVYELMRACWQWSPLDRPSFAEIHQAFETMFHDSSISEEVAEELCKTAHSVSHDMPLLPSKSRTLHKHTENKENIEGGLDGHSDHSTHSHSGWTSLFGGDGRSSSSPALPRKQQPRDKSPSSLLEDAQDIGTFTRDRKTGFFSSFIKKKSTSSSSSPSSQVQQNLPTPPKRSSSFREMETQPHKKYEPTADFSAPPPLPQSDSLGGFSASPSHSHGEATQSQSRCCGAAFGQKPSAGGLGAQLTSGSSWSGLAGFFTPRLIKKTLGLRTGKTASSDESGIVGGPKPFPRSNSTSSMSSGLPDLERMALTLPRNRSAKPPLERTASTTSQPENGAARPSENLLRRMDEGTAQIRDRPKAKLLPRGTAVGVRAPGVGGEVGESESLSRVRDSREEGGGLDRQQSWSSPSKNSTSTHNHKVPVLISPTLKHSPADVHLVGLDSQGNRFKLLSEHQGERDRPRLVKPRCAPPPPPTLRGLQQSYSCDSEDQVSGAPVEVNGDTVKGQRSGRMSGGATTGRPSVPPPQVPPASSSSSCPASTNTTPTKLANGAATTASSSQTAPSAGSKVALRRTRQQVERVPLERVSREALLECAESLSTVLSASSDSPSSSQVLDAGHQLLDCCSGYVDCIPQMRNKFAFREAVGKLELSLQELRASSSGGGGLSSVGSNTVLDNLHNSIKEISDVVQRSHNSWEVESTGWQQVDLAVFSFKCPSQDGQCWIPCSLVGPQCLRLFNECRDLLYTCHTGLNSHQTKLQYVFST, encoded by the exons ATGCTTTTGAGGTGCCTTCAGGCAAACAGCAGCTTTGAAGATGAATGGGCAGCTCTGACCGGGCTGCAGCTTCACACAGGGTTTAGTCAGAGGACTGATGCAGGACAGAAAG TTCTGACCGAGGCAGTGCGATGGAGCTCTAAGGAAAACCTGCTGGGGGCGACTGAGAGTGACCCCAACCTCTTCGTTGCACTTTATGACTTTGTTGCAAGTGGGGACAACACACTCAGCATCACCAAag GTGAGAAGCTGCGTGTGCTGGGCTACAACCAGAATGGAGAGTGGAGTGAGGTGCGGTCGAAGAACGGCCAGGGTTGGGTTCCCTCCAACTACATCACGCCAGTCAACAGCCTGGAGAAGCACAGTTGGTACCACGGGCCGGTCTCCCGCAGCGCTGCAGAGTACCTGCTTTCCTCCCTCATCAATGGCAGTTTTCTGGTCCGGGAAAGTGAAAGCAGCCCTGGCCAGCTGTCCATCTCTCTGCGATACGAGGGGAGAGTGTACCACTACCGGATCAACACGGCCACTGATGGAAAG GTGTACGTCACATCCGAGAGCCGTTTCGCCACCCTGGCTGAGCTGGTCCACCACCACTCCACTGTACCTGACGGCCTGGTCACCACGCTACACTATCCTGCACCCAAATGCAACAAGCCCACTGTGTATGGCGTTTCCCCCATTCACGATAAATGGGAGATGGAGCGCACAGACATCACCATGAAGCACAAGCTGGGAGGAGGCCAGTACGGGGAGGTTTATGTTGGAGTTTGGAAGAAGTACACCCTCACTGTGGCTGTCAAAACGCTCAAG GAGGACACTATGGAAGTTGAGGAGTTTCTGAAAGAGGCAGCGGTTATGAAAGAAGTTAAACACCCAAACCTCGTTCAGCTACTTG gtGTGTGCACATTGGAGCCTCCTTTCTACATTGTGACAGAGTACATGCCACATGGCAACCTCCTGGATTACTTGAGAGATTGTGAAAAGTCTGAGGTGAATGCTGTGGCGCTGCTTTACATGGCCACCCAAATCTCCTCTGCTATGGAATATCTGGAGAAGAAGAATTTCATCCACAG GGACCTGGCGGCAAGAAATTGCCTGGTGGGTGAAAATCACGTTGTGAAAGTTGCAGACTTTGGTCTGAGCCGCTTGATGACCGGCGACACTTACACTGCCCACGCCGGAGCCAAGTTCCCCATCAAATGGACGGCACCAGAGAGCCTTGCATACAACACCTTCTCCATCAAATCTGACGTCTGGG CATTTGGTGTGCTACTGTGGGAAATTGCCACCTATGGCATGTCTCCATACCCAGGCATAGACTTGTCTCAAGTCTACGATCTCCTGGAGAAAGGCTATCGTATGGAGCAACCAGAAGGATGTCCACCCAAAGTTTATGAACTAATGAGAGCAT GCTGGCAGTGGAGTCCTTTAGATCGACCTTCATTTGCAGAGATACACCAGGCCTTTGAGACAATGTTCCATGACTCCAGCATTTCAGAAG AGGTTGCAGAGGAGTTGTGTAAGACGGCGCACTCTGTGAGTCACGACATGCCCCTGTTGCCTTCCAAATCCCGCACACTCCACAAGCACACAGAGAACAAGGAAAACATCGAGGGTGGACTGGACGGCCACTCTGACCACAGCACCCACAGCCACTCAG GTTGGACTTCTTTGTTCGGAGGGGACGGCCGATCAAGCAGCTCCCCAGCTCTCCCAAGAAAGCAGCAACCTCGAGATAAATCTCCCAGCAGCCTCTTGGAGGACGCGCAGGACATCGGCACATTCACACGAGACCGCAAAACTGGCTTCTTTAGCTCCTTCATTAAAAAGAAGTCtacctcctcatcctcttcgCCGTCTTCCCAGGTGCAACAGAACCTTCCCACACCTCCCAAGAGGAGCAGTTCCTTCCGGGAGATGGAGACGCAGCCTCACAAGAAATATGAACCCACAGCCGACTTCAGCGCGCCTCCGCCCTTGCCCCAGTCAGACAGTTTAGGGGGCTTCTCTGCCTCTCCCTCTCACTCCCACGGGGAAGCCACCCAGTCCCAGTCTCGCTGCTGTGGGGCCGCTTTCGGACAGAAACCTTCCGCCGGGGGCCTTGGTGCTCAGCTGACGAGTGGCAGCAGCTGGAGTGGACTAGCTGGCTTCTTCACCCCCAGACTCATCAAAAAGACCCTGGGGCTTCGTACTGGAAAAACAGCCTCTTCAGATGAGAGTGGTATAGTTGGAGGACCGAAACCTTTCCCTAGGTCGAATTCTACCTCCTCGATGTCATCTGGGCTGCCGGACCTGGAGCGCATGGCTCTGACTTTACCGAGGAACCGCAGCGCAAAGCCGCCTCTGGAGAGAACTGCCTCCACAACCTCTCAGCCGGAGAACGGGGCCGCTCGTCCCTCCGAAAATTTGTTGAGGAGGATGGATGAGGGAACCGCGCAGATCAGGGATAGGCCAAAAGCCAAGCTACTACCCCGGGGTACTGCTGTAGGGGTGAGGGCACCTGGGGTCGGGGGGGAGGTCGGGGAATCAGAAAGTCTGTCTCGGGTGAgagacagcagagaggaaggtGGAGGGCTGGACAGGCAGCAGAGTTGGTCGTCTCCTTCCAAGAACTCCACCTCAACTCATAATCACAAAGTCCCGGTCCTCATCTCCCCGACGCTGAAGCACAGCCCAGCCGATGTGCACCTGGTCGGGCTGGACTCTCAGGGGAATCGCTTCAAGCTGCTGTCTGAGCACCAAGGCGAGCGGGACAGGCCACGGCTGGTAAAACCCCGCtgcgctcctcctcctcccccaacTCTACGTGGTCTGCAGCAGTCCTACAGCTGTGACAGTGAGGACCAGGTCAGTGGAGCCCCTGTGGAAGTGAACGGAGACACAGtaaaaggtcagaggtcagggcgAATGTCAGGAGGAGCAACGACAGGTAGACCATCAGTGCCACCGCCACAAGTGCCTCCTgcttcttcatcctcctcctgtCCTGCGAGCACCAACACGACTCCCACCAAATTGGCCAACGGAGCTGCTACCACCGCCTCCTCTTCACAAACAGCACCATCTGCTGGCTCCAAAGTGGCACTGCGGCGAACCAGGCAGCAGGTGGAGAGGGTGCCCCTGGAGAGGGTTAGCCGCGAAGCCCTGCTGGAGTGCGCTGAGAGCCTCAGCACCGTGCTCAGCGCCAGCTCCGACAGCCCCTCCAGCAGCCAGGTTCTGGACGCCGGCCACCAGCTGCTGGACTGCTGCTCAGGTTACGTGGACTGCATCCCTCAAATGAGGAACAAATTTGCCTTCCGAGAGGCAGTGGGCAAGCTGGAGCTGAGCCTGCAGGAACTGAGGGCCTCTTCTTCTGGAGGCGGGGGCCTGAGCAGTGTGGGGTCCAACACTGTGCTGGACAACCTGCACAACAGTATCAAAGAGATTAGCGATGTAGTACAGAG ATCACATAACAGTTGGGAGGTGGAAAGCACAGGATGGCAGCAGGTTGACCTGGCcgtgttttcttttaagtgtcCTTCACAGGATGGGCAGTGCTGGATTCCCTGTAGCCTTGTAGGGCCCCAGTGCCTCAGATTATTTAATGAGTGCAGAGACCTACTTTACACCTGTCACACAGGACTGAACTCTCACCAGACTAAACTGCAGTACGTCTTTAGCACATGA
- the abl2 gene encoding tyrosine-protein kinase ABL2 isoform X3: MLLRCLQANSSFEDEWAALTGLQLHTGFSQRTDAGQKEVLTEAVRWSSKENLLGATESDPNLFVALYDFVASGDNTLSITKGEKLRVLGYNQNGEWSEVRSKNGQGWVPSNYITPVNSLEKHSWYHGPVSRSAAEYLLSSLINGSFLVRESESSPGQLSISLRYEGRVYHYRINTATDGKVYVTSESRFATLAELVHHHSTVPDGLVTTLHYPAPKCNKPTVYGVSPIHDKWEMERTDITMKHKLGGGQYGEVYVGVWKKYTLTVAVKTLKEDTMEVEEFLKEAAVMKEVKHPNLVQLLGVCTLEPPFYIVTEYMPHGNLLDYLRDCEKSEVNAVALLYMATQISSAMEYLEKKNFIHRDLAARNCLVGENHVVKVADFGLSRLMTGDTYTAHAGAKFPIKWTAPESLAYNTFSIKSDVWAFGVLLWEIATYGMSPYPGIDLSQVYDLLEKGYRMEQPEGCPPKVYELMRACWQWSPLDRPSFAEIHQAFETMFHDSSISEEVAEELCKTAHSVSHDMPLLPSKSRTLHKHTENKENIEGGLDGHSDHSTHSHSGWTSLFGGDGRSSSSPALPRKQQPRDKSPSSLLEDAQDIGTFTRDRKTGFFSSFIKKKSTSSSSSPSSQVQQNLPTPPKRSSSFREMETQPHKKYEPTADFSAPPPLPQSDSLGGFSASPSHSHGEATQSQSRCCGAAFGQKPSAGGLGAQLTSGSSWSGLAGFFTPRLIKKTLGLRTGKTASSDESGIVGGPKPFPRSNSTSSMSSGLPDLERMALTLPRNRSAKPPLERTASTTSQPENGAARPSENLLRRMDEGTAQIRDRPKAKLLPRGTAVGVRAPGVGGEVGESESLSRVRDSREEGGGLDRQQSWSSPSKNSTSTHNHKVPVLISPTLKHSPADVHLVGLDSQGNRFKLLSEHQGERDRPRLVKPRCAPPPPPTLRGLQQSYSCDSEDQVSGAPVEVNGDTVKGQRSGRMSGGATTGRPSVPPPQVPPASSSSSCPASTNTTPTKLANGAATTASSSQTAPSAGSKVALRRTRQQVERVPLERVSREALLECAESLSTVLSASSDSPSSSQVLDAGHQLLDCCSGYVDCIPQMRNKFAFREAVGKLELSLQELRASSSGGGGLSSVGSNTVLDNLHNSIKEISDVVQRSHNSWEVESTGWQQVDLAVFSFKCPSQDGQCWIPCSLVGPQCLRLFNECRDLLYTCHTGLNSHQTKLQYVFST, encoded by the exons ATGCTTTTGAGGTGCCTTCAGGCAAACAGCAGCTTTGAAGATGAATGGGCAGCTCTGACCGGGCTGCAGCTTCACACAGGGTTTAGTCAGAGGACTGATGCAGGACAGAAAG AAGTTCTGACCGAGGCAGTGCGATGGAGCTCTAAGGAAAACCTGCTGGGGGCGACTGAGAGTGACCCCAACCTCTTCGTTGCACTTTATGACTTTGTTGCAAGTGGGGACAACACACTCAGCATCACCAAag GTGAGAAGCTGCGTGTGCTGGGCTACAACCAGAATGGAGAGTGGAGTGAGGTGCGGTCGAAGAACGGCCAGGGTTGGGTTCCCTCCAACTACATCACGCCAGTCAACAGCCTGGAGAAGCACAGTTGGTACCACGGGCCGGTCTCCCGCAGCGCTGCAGAGTACCTGCTTTCCTCCCTCATCAATGGCAGTTTTCTGGTCCGGGAAAGTGAAAGCAGCCCTGGCCAGCTGTCCATCTCTCTGCGATACGAGGGGAGAGTGTACCACTACCGGATCAACACGGCCACTGATGGAAAG GTGTACGTCACATCCGAGAGCCGTTTCGCCACCCTGGCTGAGCTGGTCCACCACCACTCCACTGTACCTGACGGCCTGGTCACCACGCTACACTATCCTGCACCCAAATGCAACAAGCCCACTGTGTATGGCGTTTCCCCCATTCACGATAAATGGGAGATGGAGCGCACAGACATCACCATGAAGCACAAGCTGGGAGGAGGCCAGTACGGGGAGGTTTATGTTGGAGTTTGGAAGAAGTACACCCTCACTGTGGCTGTCAAAACGCTCAAG GAGGACACTATGGAAGTTGAGGAGTTTCTGAAAGAGGCAGCGGTTATGAAAGAAGTTAAACACCCAAACCTCGTTCAGCTACTTG gtGTGTGCACATTGGAGCCTCCTTTCTACATTGTGACAGAGTACATGCCACATGGCAACCTCCTGGATTACTTGAGAGATTGTGAAAAGTCTGAGGTGAATGCTGTGGCGCTGCTTTACATGGCCACCCAAATCTCCTCTGCTATGGAATATCTGGAGAAGAAGAATTTCATCCACAG GGACCTGGCGGCAAGAAATTGCCTGGTGGGTGAAAATCACGTTGTGAAAGTTGCAGACTTTGGTCTGAGCCGCTTGATGACCGGCGACACTTACACTGCCCACGCCGGAGCCAAGTTCCCCATCAAATGGACGGCACCAGAGAGCCTTGCATACAACACCTTCTCCATCAAATCTGACGTCTGGG CATTTGGTGTGCTACTGTGGGAAATTGCCACCTATGGCATGTCTCCATACCCAGGCATAGACTTGTCTCAAGTCTACGATCTCCTGGAGAAAGGCTATCGTATGGAGCAACCAGAAGGATGTCCACCCAAAGTTTATGAACTAATGAGAGCAT GCTGGCAGTGGAGTCCTTTAGATCGACCTTCATTTGCAGAGATACACCAGGCCTTTGAGACAATGTTCCATGACTCCAGCATTTCAGAAG AGGTTGCAGAGGAGTTGTGTAAGACGGCGCACTCTGTGAGTCACGACATGCCCCTGTTGCCTTCCAAATCCCGCACACTCCACAAGCACACAGAGAACAAGGAAAACATCGAGGGTGGACTGGACGGCCACTCTGACCACAGCACCCACAGCCACTCAG GTTGGACTTCTTTGTTCGGAGGGGACGGCCGATCAAGCAGCTCCCCAGCTCTCCCAAGAAAGCAGCAACCTCGAGATAAATCTCCCAGCAGCCTCTTGGAGGACGCGCAGGACATCGGCACATTCACACGAGACCGCAAAACTGGCTTCTTTAGCTCCTTCATTAAAAAGAAGTCtacctcctcatcctcttcgCCGTCTTCCCAGGTGCAACAGAACCTTCCCACACCTCCCAAGAGGAGCAGTTCCTTCCGGGAGATGGAGACGCAGCCTCACAAGAAATATGAACCCACAGCCGACTTCAGCGCGCCTCCGCCCTTGCCCCAGTCAGACAGTTTAGGGGGCTTCTCTGCCTCTCCCTCTCACTCCCACGGGGAAGCCACCCAGTCCCAGTCTCGCTGCTGTGGGGCCGCTTTCGGACAGAAACCTTCCGCCGGGGGCCTTGGTGCTCAGCTGACGAGTGGCAGCAGCTGGAGTGGACTAGCTGGCTTCTTCACCCCCAGACTCATCAAAAAGACCCTGGGGCTTCGTACTGGAAAAACAGCCTCTTCAGATGAGAGTGGTATAGTTGGAGGACCGAAACCTTTCCCTAGGTCGAATTCTACCTCCTCGATGTCATCTGGGCTGCCGGACCTGGAGCGCATGGCTCTGACTTTACCGAGGAACCGCAGCGCAAAGCCGCCTCTGGAGAGAACTGCCTCCACAACCTCTCAGCCGGAGAACGGGGCCGCTCGTCCCTCCGAAAATTTGTTGAGGAGGATGGATGAGGGAACCGCGCAGATCAGGGATAGGCCAAAAGCCAAGCTACTACCCCGGGGTACTGCTGTAGGGGTGAGGGCACCTGGGGTCGGGGGGGAGGTCGGGGAATCAGAAAGTCTGTCTCGGGTGAgagacagcagagaggaaggtGGAGGGCTGGACAGGCAGCAGAGTTGGTCGTCTCCTTCCAAGAACTCCACCTCAACTCATAATCACAAAGTCCCGGTCCTCATCTCCCCGACGCTGAAGCACAGCCCAGCCGATGTGCACCTGGTCGGGCTGGACTCTCAGGGGAATCGCTTCAAGCTGCTGTCTGAGCACCAAGGCGAGCGGGACAGGCCACGGCTGGTAAAACCCCGCtgcgctcctcctcctcccccaacTCTACGTGGTCTGCAGCAGTCCTACAGCTGTGACAGTGAGGACCAGGTCAGTGGAGCCCCTGTGGAAGTGAACGGAGACACAGtaaaaggtcagaggtcagggcgAATGTCAGGAGGAGCAACGACAGGTAGACCATCAGTGCCACCGCCACAAGTGCCTCCTgcttcttcatcctcctcctgtCCTGCGAGCACCAACACGACTCCCACCAAATTGGCCAACGGAGCTGCTACCACCGCCTCCTCTTCACAAACAGCACCATCTGCTGGCTCCAAAGTGGCACTGCGGCGAACCAGGCAGCAGGTGGAGAGGGTGCCCCTGGAGAGGGTTAGCCGCGAAGCCCTGCTGGAGTGCGCTGAGAGCCTCAGCACCGTGCTCAGCGCCAGCTCCGACAGCCCCTCCAGCAGCCAGGTTCTGGACGCCGGCCACCAGCTGCTGGACTGCTGCTCAGGTTACGTGGACTGCATCCCTCAAATGAGGAACAAATTTGCCTTCCGAGAGGCAGTGGGCAAGCTGGAGCTGAGCCTGCAGGAACTGAGGGCCTCTTCTTCTGGAGGCGGGGGCCTGAGCAGTGTGGGGTCCAACACTGTGCTGGACAACCTGCACAACAGTATCAAAGAGATTAGCGATGTAGTACAGAG ATCACATAACAGTTGGGAGGTGGAAAGCACAGGATGGCAGCAGGTTGACCTGGCcgtgttttcttttaagtgtcCTTCACAGGATGGGCAGTGCTGGATTCCCTGTAGCCTTGTAGGGCCCCAGTGCCTCAGATTATTTAATGAGTGCAGAGACCTACTTTACACCTGTCACACAGGACTGAACTCTCACCAGACTAAACTGCAGTACGTCTTTAGCACATGA
- the abl2 gene encoding tyrosine-protein kinase ABL2 isoform X1: MGQQVGRVGEVTSTGLQPPHPHASQPHQGKGSRGSVAGRRPREPGCSTMIPPVRTTVTNAPDPGINIFTQHSEVLTEAVRWSSKENLLGATESDPNLFVALYDFVASGDNTLSITKGEKLRVLGYNQNGEWSEVRSKNGQGWVPSNYITPVNSLEKHSWYHGPVSRSAAEYLLSSLINGSFLVRESESSPGQLSISLRYEGRVYHYRINTATDGKVYVTSESRFATLAELVHHHSTVPDGLVTTLHYPAPKCNKPTVYGVSPIHDKWEMERTDITMKHKLGGGQYGEVYVGVWKKYTLTVAVKTLKEDTMEVEEFLKEAAVMKEVKHPNLVQLLGVCTLEPPFYIVTEYMPHGNLLDYLRDCEKSEVNAVALLYMATQISSAMEYLEKKNFIHRDLAARNCLVGENHVVKVADFGLSRLMTGDTYTAHAGAKFPIKWTAPESLAYNTFSIKSDVWAFGVLLWEIATYGMSPYPGIDLSQVYDLLEKGYRMEQPEGCPPKVYELMRACWQWSPLDRPSFAEIHQAFETMFHDSSISEEVAEELCKTAHSVSHDMPLLPSKSRTLHKHTENKENIEGGLDGHSDHSTHSHSGWTSLFGGDGRSSSSPALPRKQQPRDKSPSSLLEDAQDIGTFTRDRKTGFFSSFIKKKSTSSSSSPSSQVQQNLPTPPKRSSSFREMETQPHKKYEPTADFSAPPPLPQSDSLGGFSASPSHSHGEATQSQSRCCGAAFGQKPSAGGLGAQLTSGSSWSGLAGFFTPRLIKKTLGLRTGKTASSDESGIVGGPKPFPRSNSTSSMSSGLPDLERMALTLPRNRSAKPPLERTASTTSQPENGAARPSENLLRRMDEGTAQIRDRPKAKLLPRGTAVGVRAPGVGGEVGESESLSRVRDSREEGGGLDRQQSWSSPSKNSTSTHNHKVPVLISPTLKHSPADVHLVGLDSQGNRFKLLSEHQGERDRPRLVKPRCAPPPPPTLRGLQQSYSCDSEDQVSGAPVEVNGDTVKGQRSGRMSGGATTGRPSVPPPQVPPASSSSSCPASTNTTPTKLANGAATTASSSQTAPSAGSKVALRRTRQQVERVPLERVSREALLECAESLSTVLSASSDSPSSSQVLDAGHQLLDCCSGYVDCIPQMRNKFAFREAVGKLELSLQELRASSSGGGGLSSVGSNTVLDNLHNSIKEISDVVQRSHNSWEVESTGWQQVDLAVFSFKCPSQDGQCWIPCSLVGPQCLRLFNECRDLLYTCHTGLNSHQTKLQYVFST; the protein is encoded by the exons AAGTTCTGACCGAGGCAGTGCGATGGAGCTCTAAGGAAAACCTGCTGGGGGCGACTGAGAGTGACCCCAACCTCTTCGTTGCACTTTATGACTTTGTTGCAAGTGGGGACAACACACTCAGCATCACCAAag GTGAGAAGCTGCGTGTGCTGGGCTACAACCAGAATGGAGAGTGGAGTGAGGTGCGGTCGAAGAACGGCCAGGGTTGGGTTCCCTCCAACTACATCACGCCAGTCAACAGCCTGGAGAAGCACAGTTGGTACCACGGGCCGGTCTCCCGCAGCGCTGCAGAGTACCTGCTTTCCTCCCTCATCAATGGCAGTTTTCTGGTCCGGGAAAGTGAAAGCAGCCCTGGCCAGCTGTCCATCTCTCTGCGATACGAGGGGAGAGTGTACCACTACCGGATCAACACGGCCACTGATGGAAAG GTGTACGTCACATCCGAGAGCCGTTTCGCCACCCTGGCTGAGCTGGTCCACCACCACTCCACTGTACCTGACGGCCTGGTCACCACGCTACACTATCCTGCACCCAAATGCAACAAGCCCACTGTGTATGGCGTTTCCCCCATTCACGATAAATGGGAGATGGAGCGCACAGACATCACCATGAAGCACAAGCTGGGAGGAGGCCAGTACGGGGAGGTTTATGTTGGAGTTTGGAAGAAGTACACCCTCACTGTGGCTGTCAAAACGCTCAAG GAGGACACTATGGAAGTTGAGGAGTTTCTGAAAGAGGCAGCGGTTATGAAAGAAGTTAAACACCCAAACCTCGTTCAGCTACTTG gtGTGTGCACATTGGAGCCTCCTTTCTACATTGTGACAGAGTACATGCCACATGGCAACCTCCTGGATTACTTGAGAGATTGTGAAAAGTCTGAGGTGAATGCTGTGGCGCTGCTTTACATGGCCACCCAAATCTCCTCTGCTATGGAATATCTGGAGAAGAAGAATTTCATCCACAG GGACCTGGCGGCAAGAAATTGCCTGGTGGGTGAAAATCACGTTGTGAAAGTTGCAGACTTTGGTCTGAGCCGCTTGATGACCGGCGACACTTACACTGCCCACGCCGGAGCCAAGTTCCCCATCAAATGGACGGCACCAGAGAGCCTTGCATACAACACCTTCTCCATCAAATCTGACGTCTGGG CATTTGGTGTGCTACTGTGGGAAATTGCCACCTATGGCATGTCTCCATACCCAGGCATAGACTTGTCTCAAGTCTACGATCTCCTGGAGAAAGGCTATCGTATGGAGCAACCAGAAGGATGTCCACCCAAAGTTTATGAACTAATGAGAGCAT GCTGGCAGTGGAGTCCTTTAGATCGACCTTCATTTGCAGAGATACACCAGGCCTTTGAGACAATGTTCCATGACTCCAGCATTTCAGAAG AGGTTGCAGAGGAGTTGTGTAAGACGGCGCACTCTGTGAGTCACGACATGCCCCTGTTGCCTTCCAAATCCCGCACACTCCACAAGCACACAGAGAACAAGGAAAACATCGAGGGTGGACTGGACGGCCACTCTGACCACAGCACCCACAGCCACTCAG GTTGGACTTCTTTGTTCGGAGGGGACGGCCGATCAAGCAGCTCCCCAGCTCTCCCAAGAAAGCAGCAACCTCGAGATAAATCTCCCAGCAGCCTCTTGGAGGACGCGCAGGACATCGGCACATTCACACGAGACCGCAAAACTGGCTTCTTTAGCTCCTTCATTAAAAAGAAGTCtacctcctcatcctcttcgCCGTCTTCCCAGGTGCAACAGAACCTTCCCACACCTCCCAAGAGGAGCAGTTCCTTCCGGGAGATGGAGACGCAGCCTCACAAGAAATATGAACCCACAGCCGACTTCAGCGCGCCTCCGCCCTTGCCCCAGTCAGACAGTTTAGGGGGCTTCTCTGCCTCTCCCTCTCACTCCCACGGGGAAGCCACCCAGTCCCAGTCTCGCTGCTGTGGGGCCGCTTTCGGACAGAAACCTTCCGCCGGGGGCCTTGGTGCTCAGCTGACGAGTGGCAGCAGCTGGAGTGGACTAGCTGGCTTCTTCACCCCCAGACTCATCAAAAAGACCCTGGGGCTTCGTACTGGAAAAACAGCCTCTTCAGATGAGAGTGGTATAGTTGGAGGACCGAAACCTTTCCCTAGGTCGAATTCTACCTCCTCGATGTCATCTGGGCTGCCGGACCTGGAGCGCATGGCTCTGACTTTACCGAGGAACCGCAGCGCAAAGCCGCCTCTGGAGAGAACTGCCTCCACAACCTCTCAGCCGGAGAACGGGGCCGCTCGTCCCTCCGAAAATTTGTTGAGGAGGATGGATGAGGGAACCGCGCAGATCAGGGATAGGCCAAAAGCCAAGCTACTACCCCGGGGTACTGCTGTAGGGGTGAGGGCACCTGGGGTCGGGGGGGAGGTCGGGGAATCAGAAAGTCTGTCTCGGGTGAgagacagcagagaggaaggtGGAGGGCTGGACAGGCAGCAGAGTTGGTCGTCTCCTTCCAAGAACTCCACCTCAACTCATAATCACAAAGTCCCGGTCCTCATCTCCCCGACGCTGAAGCACAGCCCAGCCGATGTGCACCTGGTCGGGCTGGACTCTCAGGGGAATCGCTTCAAGCTGCTGTCTGAGCACCAAGGCGAGCGGGACAGGCCACGGCTGGTAAAACCCCGCtgcgctcctcctcctcccccaacTCTACGTGGTCTGCAGCAGTCCTACAGCTGTGACAGTGAGGACCAGGTCAGTGGAGCCCCTGTGGAAGTGAACGGAGACACAGtaaaaggtcagaggtcagggcgAATGTCAGGAGGAGCAACGACAGGTAGACCATCAGTGCCACCGCCACAAGTGCCTCCTgcttcttcatcctcctcctgtCCTGCGAGCACCAACACGACTCCCACCAAATTGGCCAACGGAGCTGCTACCACCGCCTCCTCTTCACAAACAGCACCATCTGCTGGCTCCAAAGTGGCACTGCGGCGAACCAGGCAGCAGGTGGAGAGGGTGCCCCTGGAGAGGGTTAGCCGCGAAGCCCTGCTGGAGTGCGCTGAGAGCCTCAGCACCGTGCTCAGCGCCAGCTCCGACAGCCCCTCCAGCAGCCAGGTTCTGGACGCCGGCCACCAGCTGCTGGACTGCTGCTCAGGTTACGTGGACTGCATCCCTCAAATGAGGAACAAATTTGCCTTCCGAGAGGCAGTGGGCAAGCTGGAGCTGAGCCTGCAGGAACTGAGGGCCTCTTCTTCTGGAGGCGGGGGCCTGAGCAGTGTGGGGTCCAACACTGTGCTGGACAACCTGCACAACAGTATCAAAGAGATTAGCGATGTAGTACAGAG ATCACATAACAGTTGGGAGGTGGAAAGCACAGGATGGCAGCAGGTTGACCTGGCcgtgttttcttttaagtgtcCTTCACAGGATGGGCAGTGCTGGATTCCCTGTAGCCTTGTAGGGCCCCAGTGCCTCAGATTATTTAATGAGTGCAGAGACCTACTTTACACCTGTCACACAGGACTGAACTCTCACCAGACTAAACTGCAGTACGTCTTTAGCACATGA